The following are encoded in a window of Geobacter metallireducens GS-15 genomic DNA:
- a CDS encoding L-lactate MFS transporter, which produces MSDTVKNRGWQVTLAGTGINLALGVLYAWSIFKGAIKSSIEKGGPGAFNWDKASINDPYAICCLAFAFSMIIAGKAQDKIGPARTALIGGVLVGTGFAILSQSNSYLAWVIGFGILAGSGFGFGYSAATPPALKWFPSSKTGLIAGIVVAGFGLAPVYIAPLATWLLGSVGIQTSMLILAAAFAIVVCGLSFFLVNPPAGYVPADAPKSDAAAKAAPAKPTVNATAGEMLKSGKFYILWITYFIGAGAGLMVIGSVAGIAKKSMGSMAFLAVAIMALGNAGGRVVAGILSDKIGRMATLCIMFVFQAALMFAAIPLVGAGHPNAVLIVLLATFIGFNYGANLSLFPSFSKDYWGLKNYGLNYGLLFTAWGVGGFVMGRVSEMLNTSTGSFTTSFTLAGSLLIGGAVMSLALRPAKAAKPAEVAIAEPSARGVFMESFMRGCADFLGFTPSPRGF; this is translated from the coding sequence ATGTCGGACACGGTCAAGAACAGGGGATGGCAAGTGACCCTGGCGGGGACAGGCATCAACCTGGCCCTGGGAGTTCTCTACGCATGGAGCATCTTCAAGGGGGCGATCAAGTCGTCCATCGAAAAGGGGGGCCCCGGCGCATTCAACTGGGACAAGGCCTCCATCAACGACCCCTACGCAATCTGCTGCCTCGCCTTCGCCTTCTCCATGATCATTGCCGGCAAGGCCCAGGACAAGATCGGTCCGGCACGCACCGCCCTCATCGGCGGCGTTCTCGTGGGCACCGGCTTTGCCATCCTCTCCCAGAGCAACAGCTACCTAGCCTGGGTAATCGGCTTTGGGATCCTGGCCGGCTCCGGCTTCGGCTTCGGGTACTCGGCGGCAACGCCCCCGGCCCTCAAGTGGTTCCCCTCCAGCAAGACGGGTCTCATCGCCGGCATTGTCGTGGCCGGTTTCGGCCTGGCGCCGGTCTACATCGCCCCCCTCGCCACCTGGCTCCTGGGCTCCGTGGGGATCCAGACCTCCATGCTCATCCTGGCCGCAGCCTTTGCGATTGTGGTCTGCGGCCTCTCCTTCTTCCTGGTGAACCCTCCTGCCGGGTACGTTCCGGCCGACGCTCCCAAGAGTGATGCCGCAGCCAAGGCGGCGCCTGCCAAACCGACGGTCAATGCAACGGCGGGCGAAATGCTCAAGTCGGGCAAGTTCTATATCCTCTGGATCACCTACTTCATTGGCGCCGGCGCAGGCCTCATGGTCATCGGCAGCGTGGCCGGCATCGCCAAGAAGAGCATGGGCTCCATGGCGTTCCTGGCGGTTGCCATCATGGCGCTGGGCAACGCGGGCGGCCGCGTCGTGGCCGGCATCCTCTCCGACAAGATCGGCCGGATGGCAACCCTCTGCATCATGTTCGTCTTCCAGGCGGCCCTCATGTTCGCCGCCATCCCCCTCGTGGGGGCCGGGCACCCCAATGCCGTTCTCATCGTGCTCCTGGCCACTTTCATCGGCTTCAACTACGGCGCCAACCTCTCCCTCTTCCCCTCCTTCAGCAAGGACTACTGGGGGCTCAAGAACTACGGACTCAACTACGGCCTCCTCTTCACCGCATGGGGCGTGGGGGGCTTCGTGATGGGGCGCGTCTCCGAGATGCTCAACACCTCGACCGGCAGCTTCACCACCTCCTTCACCCTGGCCGGCTCGCTTCTGATCGGCGGCGCGGTCATGAGTCTCGCGCTGCGGCCGGCCAAGGCGGCCAAGCCGGCCGAAGTCGCCATTGCCGAGCCTTCAGCCCGTGGCGTGTTCATGGAAAGCTTCATGCGCGGCTGCGCCGACTTCCTCGGCTTCACCCCCAGTCCGCGCGGCTTCTGA
- a CDS encoding AAA family ATPase has protein sequence MYCDHFGFSEHPFALTPNPAFLFLSSRHQEAFAHLLYGIDTRAGFIELSGEVGTGKTTVIRTFLNQLDPETHRTALVFNPTVSPLGLLQGIIREFGLPGTSTEKSELLETLNRFLLDENRAGHTVVLVIDEAQNLSPEVLEQIRLISNLETERDKLIQIVLVGQPELRHLLARQELRQLDQRITVRYHLEPMGLDDTKNYIRHRIRIAAGGREPVIFSAGAVKKIFGFSGGLPRLINAACDRALLLAYTTEAREVSPAMAAAAIADVATEARPPSPSRRFAVAAALILVAALGAGTFAVTRKGGESLPSASPPPTEPAASGEQPLKRTAALAGLAAVPEKDNLSAAVNTILRSWQAPPVASSPSPADLRSLARERGLTVTELSGTLNDLARLDTPALLHITLPQGGKRLVALTSLDKGHIGIDPPIAGHSTLTGGELSTLWSGRASVIWKNFHGIPSRLKPGGRSKAVGQLQELLKGAGYYAGRISGTYDTVTQEAIRSFQTAEGLDADGRTGEKTLLLLYRRAGGFFPPGLTQGKTAARTEAGDRSRGKVAQTRSNGEQSR, from the coding sequence ATGTACTGCGACCATTTCGGCTTCAGCGAACACCCCTTTGCCCTCACCCCGAACCCCGCGTTCCTCTTCCTGAGTTCGCGCCATCAGGAGGCGTTCGCCCACCTTCTCTATGGCATCGACACCCGCGCCGGCTTCATCGAGCTGTCGGGAGAGGTGGGCACCGGGAAGACCACTGTCATCCGGACCTTCCTCAACCAGCTCGACCCGGAAACCCATCGGACCGCCCTCGTCTTCAACCCGACGGTTTCCCCCCTGGGGCTCTTGCAGGGAATCATCCGGGAGTTCGGCCTCCCCGGCACGAGCACCGAGAAGAGTGAGCTCCTCGAAACCCTCAACCGCTTCCTCCTGGACGAAAACCGGGCCGGCCATACGGTGGTCCTGGTCATCGACGAGGCCCAGAACCTCTCCCCCGAGGTCCTGGAGCAGATCCGGCTCATCTCCAACCTGGAGACCGAGCGGGACAAGCTGATCCAGATCGTGCTCGTGGGACAGCCGGAACTGAGACACCTCCTGGCCCGGCAGGAACTCCGCCAACTGGACCAGCGGATCACGGTCCGCTACCACCTGGAGCCCATGGGACTCGACGACACGAAAAACTATATCCGCCACCGGATCAGGATCGCCGCCGGGGGGCGGGAGCCGGTGATTTTCTCCGCCGGCGCCGTAAAGAAGATATTCGGCTTTTCCGGGGGACTTCCCCGGCTCATCAACGCCGCCTGCGACCGGGCACTCCTCCTGGCCTACACCACCGAGGCCCGCGAGGTTTCGCCCGCCATGGCAGCCGCTGCCATTGCCGACGTGGCCACGGAAGCCCGCCCCCCCTCGCCGTCCCGACGCTTCGCGGTCGCTGCCGCCCTCATCCTGGTGGCGGCCCTGGGGGCAGGAACCTTCGCCGTGACGCGGAAAGGGGGCGAATCCCTTCCGTCCGCATCCCCTCCCCCGACCGAGCCGGCCGCATCCGGCGAGCAACCCCTCAAACGCACGGCGGCCTTAGCCGGCCTTGCCGCCGTGCCGGAGAAGGACAACCTCTCGGCCGCGGTCAATACCATCCTCCGGTCGTGGCAGGCTCCACCCGTCGCCTCCAGTCCGTCACCAGCCGATCTCCGCTCCCTTGCCCGGGAGCGGGGGCTGACCGTGACCGAACTCTCGGGCACCCTCAATGACCTGGCCCGCCTCGACACCCCCGCCCTTCTCCACATCACCCTTCCCCAAGGGGGGAAACGCCTCGTGGCCCTGACCTCCCTCGACAAAGGGCACATCGGCATCGATCCACCCATTGCCGGACACTCGACCCTGACCGGGGGTGAGCTGTCGACACTCTGGAGCGGCCGCGCTTCGGTGATCTGGAAGAATTTTCATGGCATTCCCTCCCGGCTGAAGCCGGGGGGGAGGAGCAAAGCGGTCGGACAACTGCAGGAACTGCTGAAGGGAGCGGGATACTACGCAGGGAGGATATCCGGAACCTACGACACCGTCACCCAGGAGGCAATCCGCTCTTTCCAGACGGCGGAGGGGCTCGATGCCGACGGCAGGACCGGGGAAAAGACCCTGCTCCTCCTTTACCGGAGAGCCGGAGGGTTCTTTCCGCCCGGCCTCACCCAGGGAAAAACGGCTGCCCGGACAGAGGCGGGTGACCGTTCCCGGGGAAAAGTGGCACAGACACGATCAAACGGAGAGCAGAGCCGATGA
- a CDS encoding carboxypeptidase-like regulatory domain-containing protein, whose protein sequence is MIFRLLWGAVLGLLVASGAVAAGPVQTGTLNGRVLGEGENPLANGSVVLFRRGAGPPPAPDRYWLVPDYVEDLDDDGRFSVAVEAGAYYLAAIKRNNRKEIGPPKDGELFLVAADAKGMPATFTVKGGETAGAGTIAGVRPFGKETAAARPAGFTAIEGTIVDGDGKPVEGVIVFAFTSPTMVGKPLFVSERSGKEGNYLLRVAAGGVYYLKVRDVYGGGEPAEGTVYATFGGDIPSAVNVDYGDVKKGITIPVSRFERPTRKKGNR, encoded by the coding sequence ATGATTTTCAGGCTGCTGTGGGGAGCGGTTCTCGGTCTGCTTGTGGCGAGTGGCGCCGTAGCGGCCGGTCCGGTGCAGACCGGAACGCTGAACGGACGGGTTTTGGGCGAGGGGGAAAATCCGCTGGCTAACGGCTCGGTTGTGCTGTTCAGGCGGGGCGCCGGTCCGCCGCCGGCCCCGGACCGGTACTGGCTGGTTCCCGATTATGTGGAGGATCTGGACGATGACGGCCGGTTCTCGGTCGCGGTGGAGGCGGGCGCCTACTACCTGGCGGCGATCAAGCGGAACAACCGCAAGGAGATCGGTCCGCCGAAGGATGGGGAGCTCTTTCTTGTTGCCGCCGATGCCAAGGGAATGCCTGCGACGTTCACCGTAAAGGGTGGGGAAACGGCCGGCGCCGGGACCATTGCCGGCGTTCGTCCCTTTGGCAAAGAAACGGCAGCGGCACGTCCCGCGGGGTTTACCGCCATTGAAGGGACAATCGTCGATGGGGATGGAAAACCCGTTGAGGGGGTCATCGTCTTTGCGTTCACCTCGCCAACAATGGTGGGAAAGCCGCTTTTCGTCTCGGAGCGGTCCGGCAAGGAGGGAAACTACCTTCTGCGGGTCGCGGCGGGCGGGGTGTATTATCTGAAGGTGAGGGATGTCTACGGCGGTGGGGAACCCGCCGAGGGGACTGTCTACGCAACCTTTGGGGGCGATATCCCCTCGGCGGTCAATGTGGACTATGGCGACGTAAAGAAGGGGATCACCATTCCCGTCAGCCGCTTCGAGCGCCCCACCCGGAAGAAGGGGAACAGGTAA